A DNA window from Streptomyces canus contains the following coding sequences:
- a CDS encoding DUF305 domain-containing protein, with translation MRTTRFAALSVSALFALTACGGGDDSGSAASSPSVSAEASAGAHNAQDVSFAQGMIPHHQQAIEMAELADGRAASAQVKDLAARVEKAQGPEISTMTGWLKAWDEKVPESMPGMDHSGMDNSGMTGMTGMMDSADMGKLKKASGKEFDSMFLTMMVEHHEGAVEMANTEKAKGEYKAATAMAGDIVTAQNAEISEMKKLLGES, from the coding sequence ATGCGTACCACCCGTTTCGCGGCGCTGTCCGTGAGTGCCCTGTTCGCCCTCACCGCCTGTGGGGGCGGCGACGACAGCGGCTCGGCCGCCTCGTCGCCCTCGGTGTCCGCCGAGGCCTCGGCCGGCGCCCACAACGCCCAGGACGTCTCCTTCGCCCAGGGCATGATCCCGCACCACCAGCAGGCCATCGAGATGGCGGAGCTCGCCGACGGCCGGGCCGCCTCCGCCCAGGTCAAGGACCTCGCCGCCCGCGTCGAGAAGGCGCAGGGGCCGGAGATCTCGACCATGACGGGCTGGCTGAAGGCCTGGGACGAGAAGGTCCCCGAGTCGATGCCCGGCATGGATCACTCCGGCATGGACAACTCCGGCATGACCGGGATGACCGGGATGATGGACAGCGCCGACATGGGCAAGCTGAAGAAGGCCTCCGGCAAGGAATTCGACTCCATGTTCCTGACCATGATGGTCGAGCACCACGAGGGTGCCGTGGAGATGGCCAACACCGAGAAGGCCAAGGGCGAGTACAAGGCCGCCACGGCCATGGCCGGTGACATCGTCACCGCGCAGAACGCCGAGATCAGCGAGATGAAGAAGCTCCTCGGCGAGAGCTGA
- a CDS encoding DUF6153 family protein: MTRPEHLPARPPLWRALLVLGMLAGVLAMHGLAPGGGLHGHEGSSSSHMTTVAVSVDETCHAGCGSGHLHHADATCASGAVSGGPVLPGLAPDPAATAVSDDSLRPEAVMSQDGARAPPSLAELQLLRI; encoded by the coding sequence ATGACCCGGCCCGAGCACCTTCCCGCACGACCGCCCCTGTGGCGGGCGTTGCTCGTGCTCGGGATGCTGGCCGGGGTGCTGGCCATGCACGGGCTGGCTCCAGGGGGCGGGCTTCACGGCCACGAAGGCTCGAGCTCCTCGCACATGACGACCGTCGCGGTCAGCGTCGACGAGACCTGTCACGCCGGTTGCGGGTCCGGGCACCTTCACCATGCCGACGCGACCTGCGCCTCGGGGGCCGTGAGCGGTGGGCCGGTGTTGCCCGGGCTCGCTCCCGACCCCGCCGCCACGGCCGTGTCCGACGACAGTCTGCGCCCCGAGGCGGTCATGTCTCAGGACGGCGCCCGCGCACCGCCCTCCCTCGCGGAACTCCAGCTCCTGCGGATCTAG
- a CDS encoding isocitrate lyase/PEP mutase family protein, with protein MDTDSRAKAQRFADLHREGCFLLPNAWDVGSARILEAAGFPAVATTSAGVAFSLGRTDHDFFAEQPAEDRVDRETMLRRVHEIAGGISVPLSADLEDGYGESPETVATTIARTLAAGAAGANIEDFTGDRARPLYDEKLSADRIRAARETLAADGEPFVLVGRTDVLLVGGPLDDAVRRANAYLEAGADCAFVPGAADAKTIRTLVRELDGPLNVVMGLTGNALSLDDLRELGVRRVTVGGSIARAMYRHLLDAARELADRGTFSYAADQLSQTELNDLFRQG; from the coding sequence GTGGACACCGACAGTCGAGCCAAGGCGCAGCGCTTCGCCGACCTGCACCGGGAGGGCTGCTTCCTGCTCCCCAACGCGTGGGACGTGGGCAGCGCCCGGATCCTGGAGGCGGCCGGGTTCCCGGCCGTGGCGACCACGAGCGCGGGCGTCGCGTTCTCCCTCGGACGGACCGACCACGACTTCTTCGCCGAACAGCCGGCCGAGGACCGCGTCGACCGCGAGACCATGCTGCGCCGGGTGCACGAGATCGCGGGCGGGATCTCCGTACCGCTGAGCGCGGACCTGGAGGACGGATACGGCGAGTCGCCCGAGACCGTCGCCACCACCATCGCGAGGACGCTCGCCGCCGGGGCCGCCGGAGCCAACATCGAGGACTTCACCGGCGACCGAGCCCGTCCGCTCTACGACGAGAAGCTCTCCGCCGACCGCATCCGCGCCGCCCGCGAGACCCTCGCGGCCGACGGCGAGCCCTTCGTCCTGGTCGGCCGCACCGACGTGCTGCTGGTCGGCGGCCCGCTCGACGACGCCGTACGGCGCGCGAACGCCTATCTGGAGGCCGGCGCCGACTGCGCGTTCGTCCCCGGCGCCGCCGACGCCAAGACCATCCGCACGCTGGTGCGCGAACTCGACGGCCCGCTCAACGTGGTGATGGGCCTGACCGGCAACGCGCTCTCTCTCGACGACCTGCGCGAACTCGGCGTCCGCCGGGTCACGGTCGGCGGCAGCATCGCCCGCGCGATGTACCGCCATCTGCTCGACGCGGCACGGGAGTTGGCCGACAGGGGCACGTTCTCGTACGCCGCCGACCAGCTCTCCCAGACGGAGCTCAACGACCTGTTCCGGCAGGGCTAG
- a CDS encoding DUF1775 domain-containing protein: protein MSRITLPRLCVAAAGAATAVLLTAVPAAAHTEVEADKAQALAENVTVSFHAEAESDTSGIKEVRVVLPEGIAPADVTYDGGPKGWRFSATDDGYTVKGAELKTGESAEYSVVVRQLPDAEEVPFKTLQTYGDGHVDRWIELDENGENPAPTLKLKAAAPGAKPVSPSPGASASPSPTPEETTPAASPQAADTEKDDEGGLSAGAWTGIGAGVLVAAAAVVFAVRRRGGAEE from the coding sequence ATGTCCCGTATCACCCTGCCCCGCCTGTGCGTTGCGGCCGCCGGAGCCGCGACCGCCGTACTCCTGACCGCCGTTCCGGCCGCCGCCCACACCGAGGTCGAGGCCGACAAGGCGCAGGCCCTCGCCGAGAACGTCACCGTCTCCTTCCACGCCGAGGCCGAGTCCGACACCTCCGGGATCAAGGAGGTGCGCGTGGTCCTGCCCGAGGGCATCGCGCCGGCCGACGTGACGTACGACGGGGGGCCCAAGGGCTGGAGGTTCAGCGCGACCGACGACGGCTACACCGTCAAGGGCGCGGAACTGAAGACCGGCGAGAGCGCCGAGTACTCCGTCGTCGTGCGGCAGTTGCCCGACGCGGAGGAGGTGCCCTTCAAAACCCTCCAGACCTACGGCGACGGGCACGTCGACCGCTGGATCGAGCTCGACGAGAACGGCGAGAACCCGGCGCCGACGCTGAAGCTGAAGGCCGCGGCACCAGGGGCGAAGCCGGTCAGCCCCTCCCCCGGCGCGTCGGCGTCACCGTCGCCCACGCCTGAGGAGACGACCCCCGCAGCATCCCCGCAGGCCGCCGACACCGAGAAGGACGACGAGGGCGGGCTGTCCGCGGGTGCCTGGACCGGGATCGGCGCGGGGGTCCTCGTCGCGGCGGCGGCGGTGGTCTTCGCGGTACGGCGGCGGGGCGGCGCCGAGGAGTAG